One region of Roseicitreum antarcticum genomic DNA includes:
- the lgt gene encoding prolipoprotein diacylglyceryl transferase — translation MTLAAIPFPDIAPEIFSIDLGAFTFALRWYALAYVAGLLLGWWAVVRLMRRPTLWPRDTAPMAPALVESLLTHVILGVILGGRLGFVLFYQPQYYATYPAEILRIWEGGMSFHGGFLGVVVAGLLFCRRNAVPPMRLGDAMAMVAPIGIGLGRLSNFINAELWGRATTAPWGVIFPGAAAQDCAPALHDAATGLCARHPTQLYEAALEGLLLGAVLFWLVWRRGWLKRPGQITGLFIAGYGAARFTVEIWRQADAQFITAMNPMGYVVQVGPLGLSMGQVLSLPMIAVGLALLWQARRRTPAQV, via the coding sequence ATGACCCTCGCCGCAATTCCCTTCCCCGACATCGCGCCAGAGATTTTCTCGATCGACCTCGGCGCCTTTACCTTCGCGCTGCGCTGGTACGCGCTGGCCTATGTCGCGGGGCTGCTGCTCGGCTGGTGGGCGGTCGTGCGGCTGATGCGCCGCCCCACGTTGTGGCCGCGCGACACCGCGCCCATGGCCCCGGCCTTGGTGGAATCACTCCTGACCCACGTGATCCTCGGTGTCATCCTCGGCGGGCGGCTGGGTTTCGTGCTGTTCTACCAGCCGCAATATTATGCCACCTACCCCGCCGAGATCTTGCGCATCTGGGAGGGCGGCATGTCCTTCCATGGCGGCTTCCTCGGCGTTGTCGTCGCGGGCCTGCTGTTCTGCCGCCGCAACGCGGTGCCCCCGATGCGTCTGGGGGATGCCATGGCCATGGTCGCCCCCATCGGTATCGGGCTGGGGCGGCTGTCGAATTTCATCAACGCCGAGCTTTGGGGCCGCGCCACCACCGCGCCCTGGGGTGTGATCTTTCCGGGCGCGGCGGCGCAGGATTGCGCGCCCGCGCTGCACGATGCCGCAACCGGCCTGTGCGCCCGCCACCCCACGCAATTATACGAGGCCGCGCTTGAAGGTCTGTTGCTCGGGGCGGTCCTCTTCTGGCTTGTCTGGCGGCGCGGCTGGCTGAAACGCCCCGGCCAGATCACCGGCCTTTTCATCGCAGGCTATGGCGCGGCCCGCTTCACGGTCGAGATCTGGCGTCAGGCCGACGCGCAATTCATCACCGCGATGAACCCCATGGGCTATGTCGTCCAGGTCGGGCCGCTGGGCCTCAGCATGGGGCAAGTGCTGTCACTGCCGATGATCGCGGTGGGGCTGGCGCTGCTGTGGCAGGCCCGCCGCCGCACCCCCGCCCAGGTCTGA
- a CDS encoding cation:proton antiporter domain-containing protein, with protein MTVITFIGILAALFVLIGLAEPLASRLRLPFTVMLAGIGVLLGAGAAFFLATTLTDALNPVAAAITNIPIRANTFLYVFLPTLLFQVALGLNVRRMLDDWVPILVMAVLAVIIATFSIGYALSMVAEVSLVACLLIGAIVSTTDPSAVVSIFRNIAAPQRLTRIVEGESLLNDAAAIALFGLFIAALIPGQTVPGVRQALTQLPVLVFGGALVGWFIARLAVWLMALTPRHPLAQVSISVALPYLAYLGAEQVFGASGVIAVVAAGLTLNLTGPGRLTPATWTYLREVWNLLAHWSGALIFILAALLIPQLLGGVRWSDLGLLAVVVGAAFAARLMVLFLILPLLTMLSLSPRVDRPYRLAILWGGLRGAVTLALALAVTENPLVPAEVKRLVGILATGFALFTLIVQGTTLRMVIAWLGLDRLSPLDTALSNQVIAVALQTVREDVADLAQKNNLNRDIVRVEAKSFANRLNSAVTAAETGAEILDRDRITLGLVALAGRERDLILDHFRQQIISTRLVEQMLSDVDRLIERTRHGGRTEYRRAGRQSLGQGRPYRFAVFLNNRLRLSRSLARLSAERFEMLLNQRLILRALHGYINSKIRRIHGRRVAELLHELLDRRTEETENALEGLRLQYPGYAEELERRFIRRTALRFEEREYDTLRADGLIGPELYTTLKTRLAQQRAGIEIRPKLDLALQKTEMVSRFDLFAKMTPAQQKRLARALRAVYVAPGDVVMRKGDAARKIFFIASGAMEMEIASQKQKLGRGEMFGSLAVLARQRRNAHVTALSHSTLLTLDDTRFLRLLKASPTLRKAVTAAAAQRGVTLTDEMLSPPSPRDTALQRLWRKISGAPKPRTAPAPHPFSPRKALPGPSGTAPEAAQHMETQRMETQHMETQHMETQPKATEPAAPSGATVKAPGKAGAAATSAKPADVATSTKAQAQAQASKLTVSTAETPPKADAEPKAAPAAGRVAKPETPTHPQEHAEARPTPKAPKSGTPNDQ; from the coding sequence ATGACCGTTATCACCTTCATCGGCATCCTTGCCGCACTCTTCGTGCTGATCGGACTGGCCGAGCCGTTGGCCAGCCGGCTGCGCCTGCCGTTCACGGTCATGCTGGCAGGCATCGGCGTCTTGCTGGGGGCGGGGGCGGCGTTCTTTCTGGCGACCACGCTGACCGATGCGCTGAACCCGGTCGCGGCGGCGATCACCAATATCCCGATCCGCGCCAATACCTTCCTCTATGTCTTCCTGCCCACCTTGCTGTTTCAGGTCGCGCTGGGGCTGAATGTCCGGCGCATGCTGGATGATTGGGTGCCCATCCTTGTCATGGCGGTGCTGGCCGTCATCATCGCCACCTTCAGCATCGGCTACGCCCTGTCCATGGTGGCCGAGGTGTCGCTGGTCGCCTGCCTGCTGATCGGCGCGATCGTGTCCACCACCGACCCCTCGGCCGTGGTGTCGATCTTTCGCAACATCGCCGCCCCGCAACGCCTGACCCGGATTGTCGAAGGCGAAAGCCTGCTGAACGACGCCGCCGCCATCGCGCTTTTCGGCCTGTTCATCGCCGCCCTGATCCCCGGCCAGACGGTGCCCGGCGTGCGGCAGGCGCTGACGCAACTGCCGGTGCTCGTGTTCGGCGGCGCGCTGGTGGGCTGGTTCATCGCGCGGCTGGCGGTCTGGCTGATGGCGCTGACCCCGCGCCACCCGCTGGCGCAGGTCTCGATCTCGGTCGCGCTGCCCTATCTGGCCTACCTGGGTGCGGAACAGGTGTTCGGGGCCTCGGGCGTCATCGCCGTGGTGGCGGCGGGGCTTACGCTGAACCTGACCGGCCCGGGCCGCCTGACCCCCGCCACCTGGACCTACCTGCGCGAGGTGTGGAACCTGCTGGCGCATTGGTCCGGCGCGCTGATCTTCATCCTTGCGGCCCTGCTGATCCCGCAACTGCTGGGCGGGGTGCGCTGGTCCGACCTTGGCTTGCTGGCCGTGGTGGTGGGGGCGGCCTTTGCCGCGCGGCTGATGGTCCTGTTCCTCATCTTGCCGCTTCTGACCATGCTCAGCCTGTCGCCCCGGGTGGACCGGCCTTACCGCCTTGCCATCCTTTGGGGGGGCTTGCGCGGCGCGGTCACGCTGGCGCTGGCGCTGGCGGTCACCGAAAACCCGCTGGTGCCCGCCGAGGTGAAGCGCCTGGTCGGCATCCTCGCCACCGGCTTTGCGCTCTTCACCCTGATTGTGCAGGGTACGACACTGCGCATGGTCATCGCATGGCTGGGGCTGGACCGCCTGTCGCCGCTGGACACCGCGCTGTCCAACCAGGTGATCGCCGTCGCCCTGCAAACCGTGCGCGAAGACGTGGCCGATCTGGCGCAGAAGAACAACCTCAACCGCGACATCGTCCGGGTCGAGGCCAAATCCTTCGCCAACCGCCTGAACTCTGCCGTCACCGCCGCGGAAACCGGGGCCGAGATCCTTGACCGCGACCGCATCACCCTGGGCCTCGTCGCCCTCGCCGGTCGCGAGCGTGATCTGATCCTCGACCATTTCCGCCAGCAGATCATCTCGACCCGGCTGGTGGAACAGATGCTGTCCGATGTGGACCGGCTGATCGAGCGGACGCGCCACGGCGGGCGTACCGAATACCGGCGCGCGGGGCGGCAAAGCCTTGGGCAGGGGCGGCCCTACCGCTTTGCGGTCTTCCTCAACAACCGGTTGCGCCTGTCGCGCTCGCTGGCGCGCCTGTCGGCGGAACGGTTCGAGATGTTGCTGAACCAGCGCCTGATCCTGCGCGCGCTGCACGGCTACATCAACAGCAAGATCCGGCGCATTCATGGCCGCCGCGTCGCCGAACTGCTGCACGAACTCCTCGACCGCCGGACCGAGGAAACCGAGAACGCGCTTGAAGGCCTGCGCCTGCAATACCCCGGCTATGCCGAAGAGCTGGAGCGCCGGTTCATCCGCCGCACCGCCCTGCGTTTCGAAGAACGCGAATATGACACCCTGCGCGCCGACGGCCTGATCGGGCCAGAGCTTTATACCACGCTGAAGACCCGCCTCGCCCAGCAACGCGCCGGGATCGAGATCCGGCCCAAACTGGACCTCGCGCTGCAAAAAACCGAAATGGTCAGCCGCTTCGACCTCTTCGCCAAGATGACGCCCGCCCAGCAAAAGCGGTTGGCCCGCGCGCTGCGCGCCGTCTATGTCGCCCCGGGCGACGTGGTGATGCGCAAGGGCGATGCTGCACGCAAGATTTTCTTCATCGCCTCTGGCGCGATGGAGATGGAAATCGCAAGCCAGAAGCAAAAACTGGGCCGGGGCGAGATGTTCGGCTCCCTCGCCGTGCTTGCCCGGCAGCGCCGCAACGCCCATGTGACCGCGCTCAGCCATTCGACCCTGTTGACGCTGGACGACACGCGTTTCTTGCGGCTGCTGAAGGCCAGCCCGACCCTGCGCAAGGCAGTCACCGCCGCCGCCGCCCAGCGCGGCGTGACGCTGACCGACGAAATGCTCAGCCCGCCATCCCCGCGCGACACGGCGCTGCAACGGCTGTGGCGCAAGATTTCCGGGGCGCCCAAGCCGCGCACCGCCCCCGCGCCGCACCCGTTCAGCCCGCGCAAGGCGCTGCCCGGCCCCTCTGGCACCGCCCCTGAGGCGGCGCAGCACATGGAAACGCAGCGCATGGAAACACAGCACATGGAAACGCAGCACATGGAAACGCAGCCCAAGGCGACAGAACCGGCGGCACCCTCTGGGGCGACGGTGAAGGCCCCGGGAAAAGCCGGGGCCGCCGCGACATCAGCAAAACCCGCCGACGTAGCGACCAGCACCAAGGCTCAGGCGCAGGCGCAGGCATCAAAACTGACGGTATCCACAGCCGAGACACCGCCAAAGGCAGACGCAGAGCCAAAGGCAGCGCCAGCGGCAGGGCGGGTTGCAAAACCCGAAACCCCGACGCATCCACAAGAACACGCCGAGGCCAGGCCAACCCCAAAGGCACCGAAAAGCGGCACCCCGAACGATCAATAG
- a CDS encoding accessory factor UbiK family protein, with the protein MQSRNRLMDDMSQLMTNAMGVAQGARQEAETAMKSLMDRWLADRDFVTREEFDAVRGMAQKAREENEALKVRIAALEAGQGK; encoded by the coding sequence ATGCAAAGCCGCAACCGCTTGATGGACGACATGTCGCAGCTGATGACCAACGCCATGGGCGTGGCGCAGGGCGCGCGGCAAGAGGCCGAGACCGCGATGAAAAGCCTGATGGACCGCTGGCTGGCGGACCGGGATTTCGTGACGCGTGAGGAATTTGACGCCGTGCGCGGCATGGCGCAGAAGGCCCGTGAAGAGAATGAAGCGCTGAAAGTGCGGATCGCCGCGCTGGAAGCCGGTCAAGGCAAGTGA
- a CDS encoding heavy metal translocating P-type ATPase, whose product MTLFSQDRLKMLLPGIAALGLVGGLALMLAGQPDPARVAFAAGVLPVLAALVVEIIRSLAKGEVGLDIVAALSMSAALLFGETLAAAVVALMYSGGTFLESFAEGRARREMSALLSRVPRTATRHNNGVLDEVPLDDIAPGDLLLIRQGDVAPVDGTVESARAILDQSALTGESMPVRLAHGDDVMSGSTSAGDAFDLRVTHAAADSTYAGIVRLVQAAQASKAPMARLADRWSLLFLAVTVALATAAWWFTGDPIRAVAVLVVATPCPLILAVPVALVAGVSRAAQFGVLIKGAKPLEGLARIKTLILDKTGTLTDGRPQIVSIDVRGDLAEGDVLRFAAALDQASKHPIAQAIVAAARQRGIALPVPENVVETPGEGVTGIIEGRKVVVGGAGFVAATVGAAQVDDTVAAAGSVVVSVGVDGTLMGHVVMADTLRSGTAELLAGLRRLGVARIVLATGDRRAVAEAVTEGLALDAVQSELTPDQKVLLVLSERKHGPVMMVGDGVNDAPALAAADIGVAMGARGAAASAEAADVVLLVDHLDRLLPGIEVAQRARRIALESVAAGIGLSVLGMIAAALGYLTPVQGALLQEVIDVAVILNALRALRIAPGQAAPSAKPARSDHNPPGAANISA is encoded by the coding sequence ATGACGCTGTTTTCCCAAGATCGTCTCAAAATGCTTCTGCCGGGGATCGCGGCGCTTGGGCTGGTGGGGGGGCTGGCCCTCATGCTGGCGGGCCAGCCCGATCCCGCGCGCGTCGCCTTTGCGGCGGGCGTCCTGCCGGTGCTTGCCGCCCTCGTGGTCGAGATCATTCGCAGCCTCGCCAAAGGTGAGGTCGGGCTCGACATCGTGGCGGCGCTGTCGATGTCGGCGGCACTGCTCTTTGGCGAAACGCTCGCAGCCGCCGTGGTCGCACTGATGTATTCGGGCGGCACCTTCCTTGAAAGCTTCGCCGAGGGCCGCGCCCGCCGCGAGATGAGCGCGCTTTTGTCCCGCGTGCCGCGCACCGCGACGCGGCACAACAACGGCGTGCTGGATGAGGTGCCACTCGATGACATCGCCCCCGGCGACCTGCTGCTGATCCGCCAAGGCGACGTGGCCCCCGTGGATGGCACCGTCGAAAGCGCCCGGGCGATCCTCGACCAATCGGCGCTGACCGGCGAATCCATGCCCGTGCGTCTGGCCCATGGCGACGACGTGATGAGCGGCTCTACCAGCGCGGGCGATGCCTTCGACCTGCGGGTGACGCACGCGGCGGCGGACAGCACCTATGCCGGGATCGTGCGGCTGGTCCAGGCCGCGCAGGCATCCAAGGCGCCGATGGCCCGGCTGGCAGACCGCTGGTCGCTGCTGTTCCTCGCCGTCACCGTTGCGTTGGCCACAGCCGCCTGGTGGTTCACCGGCGATCCGATCCGCGCGGTGGCGGTGCTGGTCGTGGCGACGCCCTGCCCGCTGATCCTTGCCGTGCCGGTGGCGCTGGTGGCGGGCGTGTCGCGCGCGGCGCAGTTCGGCGTGCTGATCAAGGGTGCCAAACCACTGGAAGGGCTGGCACGCATCAAGACGCTGATCTTGGACAAGACCGGCACGCTGACCGACGGGCGCCCGCAGATCGTGTCCATCGACGTGCGGGGCGATCTGGCCGAAGGGGATGTCCTGCGCTTTGCTGCGGCCCTCGATCAGGCATCGAAACACCCCATCGCGCAGGCAATCGTGGCGGCGGCCCGGCAGCGTGGCATCGCGTTGCCGGTGCCCGAAAACGTGGTCGAAACCCCCGGCGAAGGCGTCACCGGCATCATTGAGGGCCGCAAGGTGGTCGTCGGCGGCGCTGGCTTTGTGGCGGCAACGGTCGGCGCGGCGCAAGTGGACGACACGGTCGCCGCCGCAGGGTCGGTTGTCGTGTCGGTCGGCGTTGACGGGACGCTCATGGGGCATGTGGTGATGGCGGATACCCTGCGGTCGGGCACGGCAGAGCTTCTGGCAGGCCTTCGCCGCCTTGGGGTTGCGCGCATCGTGCTGGCCACCGGCGACCGCCGCGCCGTGGCCGAGGCCGTGACCGAAGGGCTGGCGCTGGACGCGGTGCAATCCGAACTGACGCCCGATCAGAAGGTGCTTCTGGTGCTCAGCGAACGCAAGCACGGGCCGGTGATGATGGTGGGCGACGGCGTGAACGACGCCCCCGCCCTTGCCGCCGCCGACATCGGGGTTGCCATGGGCGCGCGCGGCGCTGCGGCCTCTGCCGAGGCGGCGGATGTGGTGCTGCTGGTCGATCATCTGGATCGCCTGCTGCCCGGGATAGAGGTCGCACAGCGCGCGCGCCGCATCGCGCTTGAAAGCGTGGCGGCGGGCATCGGGCTTTCGGTCCTCGGGATGATCGCGGCAGCGCTTGGCTACCTGACGCCGGTTCAGGGTGCCCTGCTGCAAGAAGTCATCGACGTGGCGGTGATCCTGAACGCCCTGCGTGCCCTGCGGATCGCACCAGGGCAGGCCGCACCATCGGCAAAGCCGGCTCGCTCAGATCATAACCCGCCTGGCGCGGCGAACATCAGCGCCTGA